In Nerophis ophidion isolate RoL-2023_Sa linkage group LG03, RoL_Noph_v1.0, whole genome shotgun sequence, the following are encoded in one genomic region:
- the znf839 gene encoding zinc finger protein 839 isoform X1 — MADNGDDSGSGRTITAAETPSSSAADSTQPEDAVLPLQAARGGGAEGTEDGTDEHSVQRGNSSDGHEVPQDEVNRDDDEAQTGSDTQLVDFLQTCPEEQSILVGTDFTSLGPDMSTTTIIYVQPDGSLVEGSGLTPEEQRSLLEQLTKQQVVQVSDSEAAQLLQQSQAVKGSPTVHNAALNPSQLQQVISQVTKSQQVVQTPQQMVKQVVQVQTSPQNLSQQVVQTPQQTVKQVVQVQTSPQNLSQQVVQTPQQTVKQVVQVQTSPQNLSQQVVQTVKQVIHVQTSPQNPPQQMKTVVQQVAAPSGGSILKKSEPVRIQVQAPPKQEVKVSTNGSAQIFHIQPMVGQQGQQLFLQQNLGDPPIQLLLQSPGSLLPLVHKMPAQTSSAVVAAAPHKQVSSPAKTPPKTPPTPTAKFASVSLIKSPANSTVATPIKSPLGPAKTGDPVPAQRVVAPPPVGKDGEKEKLKKSKKRDKKAAKVQTRSGRVSRPPKYKAKDYKFIKTEDLADSHQSDSDDYSDMSMEEEERKDNSAPDAAMSLTYGHKSRSHRCQTCDKAYIGPGGLNRHYKLNPSHGEPSCDTPHPLSDDERSPGPAEEEPAEEKAVAVATSREPLTSGGFRGLHHRGVGRPRGRGRGRGRGRGRPLVPPPKFPQVSGGLIRRGGRRGRPPKLSVAMATAEQQVERRRERLQELVEQCEDEELMDIVLPRLTKVLSVWEMLLAKVERGGPARSHFPDIYREFESLQAQVRQAAQDYIVAPVGGATPLEIRNIEVARCLGILDEVNRMKVLPGASPSPSVSNKNSRYLENSKMLPPSKRFKMENCAPLHHNGTDTTGVSPVTPPPAVVTAPPAVTPPPSVLSPPTLTPTPSMVSTPPVVASPPPAVTPPPPAVTPPPSVVATPPALTPPSPHNSSCSTGPKLAPPPATPMEVTSGENEEAPPTEEADKSAWTVQNESQTASEDPTESCQTKELEEGEEIYIQTEGMTVQLAEPGQEGIVIVNGPDGTTMHIQTPEGVPLEAVQALLGIEGSKST, encoded by the exons ATGGCGGACAACGGCGACGATAGCGGTTCTGGCAGAACAATAACAGCCGCCGAGACGCCGAGCTCCTCGGCTGCGGACTCCACACAGCCCGAGGATGCCGTGCTGCCGCTCCAAGCAGCCCGCGGAGGAGGCGCCGAGGGAACGGAGGACGGCACCGACGAGCACAGCGTCCAGCGCGGGAACAGCTCGGACGGACATGAGGTTCCTCAGGATGAGGTTAACCGGGATGATGATGAGGCGCAGACTGGTTCCGACACCCAGCTGGTGGACTTCCTGCAAACCTGCCCCGAGGAACAAAGCATCCTGGTGGGCACGGACTTCACCAGCTTGGGTCCGGACATGAGCACCACCACCATCATCTATGTCCAGCCGGACGGCAGTCTGGTGGAGGGCTCCGGGCTGACCCCGGAGGAGCAGAGGTCTCTCCTGGAACAGCTCACCAAGCAGCAGGTCGTCCAGGTGTCGGACTCGGAGGCCGCCCAGCTGCTCCAGCAGAGCCAGGCGGTTAAAGGCAGCCCGACGGTCCACAATGCGGCCCTCAACCCCAGCCAGCTGCAGCAAGTCATCAGCCAGGTGACCAAGTCCCAGCAGGTAGTCCAGACCCCCCAGCAGATGGTCAAGCAGGTGGTCCAAGTCCAGACGAGTCCCCAGAACCTTTCCCAGCAGGTAGTCCAGACCCCCCAGCAGACGGTCAAGCAGGTGGTCCAAGTTCAGACCAGTCCCCAGAACCTTTCCCAGCAGGTAGTTCAGACCCCCCAGCAGACGGTCAAGCAGGTGGTTCAAGTCCAGACCAGTCCCCAGAACCTTTCCCAACAGGTAGTGCAGACGGTCAAGCAGGTGATCCACGTCCAAACCAGTCCCCAGAACCCTCCTCAGCAGATGAAGACTGTGGTCCAGCAGGTTGCAGCACCGAGCGGGGGCAGCATCCTAAAGAAG TCGGAACCGGTCAGGATCCAGGTCCAGGCTCCTCCTAAACAGGAAGTTAAGGTGTCCACCAATGGCAGCGCTCAGATCTTTCATATCCAGCCAATGGTGGGTCAGCAGGGCCAGCAGTTGTTCCTGCAGCAAAACCTGGGAGACCCCCCTATCCAGCTGCTGCTCCAGAGTCCCGGGTCGCTGCTCCCGCTAGTCCACAAGATGCCTGCGCAGACGTCCTCCGCCGTGGTCGCTGCTGCGCCTCACAAGCAAGTATCCTCCCCCGCCAAGACTCCACCCAAGACCCCGCCCACCCCTACTGCCAAATTTGCAAGTGTGTCTCTGATCAAAAGCCCTGCAAACAGCACTGTGGCGACCCCCATCAAAAGTCCACTTGGTCCGGCAAAGACCGGCGATCCAGTCCCCGCCCAACGTGTGGTGGCTCCGCCCCCGGTGGGCAAGGATGGCGAGAAAGAAAAGTTGAAAAAGAGCAAGAAGAGAGACAAAAAAGCTGCCAAGGTCCAGACCAGGTCTGGTCGGGTGTCCAGACCTCCAAAGTACAAAGCCAAGGACTACAAGTTCATCAAGACCGAAGACTTGGCTGACAGCCACCAGTCTGACTCTGACGATTACTCTGACATGAGTATGGAAGAGGAGGAGAGGAAGGACAACTCTGCCCCTGACGCCGCCATGTCCCTCACCTACGGCCACAAGTCCCGGTCCCACCGCTGCCAGACCTGCGACAAGGCCTACATCGGCCCAGGGGGACTCAACCGCCATTACAAGCTCAACCCCAGCCATGGGGAGCCGTCCTGCGACACGCCACACCCCCTCAGCGACGACGAGCGATCGCCGGGTCCCGCCGAAGAAGAGCCCGCCGAGGAGAAGGCTGTCGCCGTGGCTACCAGCAGG GAGCCGCTCACTTCTGGGGGTTTCCGAGGCCTCCACCACAGGGGCGTCGGCAGACCCCGAGGGCGGGGACGGGGGCGAGGACGGGGACGGGGACGACCGCTGGTACCGCCCCCCAAG TTCCCTCAGGTGTCGGGTGGGCTCATCAGGAGGGGTGGGCGCCGCGGGCGGCCACCCAAGCTCAGCGTTGCCATGGCGACTGCCGAACAGCAGGTGGAAAGGAGACGAGAGCGACTTCAGGAG CTTGTGGAGCAGTGTGAAGACGAGGAGCTGATGGACATTGTTCTTCCTCGTTTGACCAAAGTCTTAAGTGTCTGGGAGATGCTGCTGGCCAag GTGGAGCGCGGCGGTCCGGCTCGCAGCCATTTCCCCGATATCTACCGAGAGTTTGAGTCCCTGCAGGCGCAGGTGAGGCAGGCCGCCCAGGATTACATCGTGGCTCCGGTGGGCGGGGCCACACCTCTGGAGATCAGGAACATTGAG GTGGCCAGGTGTCTGGGCATCCTAGATGAGGTGAACAGGATGAAGGTCCTTCCTGGAGCTAGTCCCAGTCCCAGTGTCAGCAACAAGAACAGCCGATACTTGGag AACTCCAAGATGCTTCCTCCTTCCAAGCGCTTCAAGATGGAGAACTGTGCTCCTCTGCACCACAACGGTACTGACACCACAG GTGTCAGCCCCGTGACTCCGCCCCCTGCCGTGGTCACAGCGCCGCCAGCTGTGACTCCGCCCCCAAGCGTGCTTTCGCCGCCTACTTTGACTCCAACTCCTAGCATGGTCTCAACTCCACCAGTTGTGGCTTCACCCCCACCAGCTGTGACTCCGCCCCCACCAGCTGTGACTCCGCCCCCGAGCGTGGTCGCAACACCGCCAGCCCTGACTCCACCTTCACCACACAACTCATCCTG CTCCACCGGGCCTAAACTGGCTCCTCCCCCTGCCACACCCATGGAGGTGACCTCAGGTGAGAATGAGGAGGCCCCACCCACAGAGGAGGCGGATAAGTCAGCCTGGACGGTCCAGAACGAGAGCCAGACCGCCTCAGAAGACCCGACGGAGTCCTGCCAGACCAAAGAACTGGAAGAGGGCGAGGAGATCTACATCCAGACTGAAGGCATGACGGTCCAGCTGGCGGAGCCCGGACAAGAAGGCATCGTCATTGTCAACGGCCCCGACGGGACCACCATGCACATCCAGACCCCGGAAGGCGTCCCCCTGGAGGCGGTCCAGGCCCTGCTGGGCATCGAAGGCTCCAAAAGCACCTGA